The Pseudomonas azadiae genome contains a region encoding:
- a CDS encoding DcrB-related protein, translating to MTYRINEFQFQLPAGELQDATINILKFPELGTSLIVSRSLLAEGETLHSNFNDQLQRLEKQVQDLRYQPGVDVRLGAAQEVEGIELRSQFNKGNDKVFQYQLALVIPGTRKMLALSYVKADKLGDAEAAHWALIKQSLSFDAPQ from the coding sequence ATGACGTATCGAATCAACGAATTCCAGTTTCAATTGCCTGCCGGCGAGCTGCAGGACGCCACGATCAACATCCTCAAGTTCCCCGAGCTGGGCACGTCCCTGATCGTCAGCCGCAGCCTGCTCGCCGAGGGTGAAACCCTGCACAGCAACTTCAATGACCAGCTCCAGCGCCTGGAGAAACAGGTCCAGGATTTGCGTTATCAACCCGGTGTGGATGTGCGTTTGGGCGCGGCGCAGGAAGTCGAAGGCATCGAGTTGCGCAGCCAGTTCAACAAGGGCAATGACAAGGTGTTCCAGTATCAGCTTGCGCTGGTGATTCCGGGTACGCGCAAGATGCTGGCGTTGAGTTATGTGAAGGCGGACAAGCTTGGGGATGCCGAGGCGGCGCATTGGGCGTTGATCAAGCAGTCTTTGTCGTTCGACGCGCCACAGTGA
- a CDS encoding type VI secretion system Vgr family protein: MLFNQASRLAKITSPLGPDVLLLNEMGGGEELGRLFNYELQLTSLDANIDLNQLLGKPMSVGLQLADGGERHFHGIVARCSQNIDQGQFASYQVTLRPWLWLLSRTSDCRIFQNLSIPQIIKQVFRDLGFSDFEDALSRPYREWEYCVQYRETSFDFVSRLMEQEGIYYFFRHEQDRHVLVLADAYGAHTTVPGYASIPYYPKDEQQRERDHMHNWHLAQEVQPGSLELNDYDFQRPSASIDVRSAMPRPHTAGDYPLYDYPGTYVQSEDGEHYARTRIEALQTLHEQIEFAGNARGLGSGHLFSLTGFSRQDQNREYLIVGSRYYIVQESLESGGGSGSAQFESSLTCIDAQQSFRPLANTHRPIVKGPQTALVVGPKGEEIWTDQYGRVKVHFYWDRHDQSNENSSCWIRVSQSWAGKNWGSMQIPRIGQEVIVSFLEGDPDRPIITGRVYNAEQTVPYDLPENATQSGMKSRSSKGGTPANFNEIRMEDKKGSEQLYIHAERNQDIVVEVDESHSVGHDRNKSIGHNETVTIGNNRLRIVKQEDILSVGQRKTDSISQSYVIEVGENLRLVCGESILELNASGQINLTGVQISFYASGDAEFNTGGVLHLNNGGGAGATPDGQGVKASIDANIKAAFPTPKSS, translated from the coding sequence ATGCTATTCAACCAAGCCTCACGCCTGGCCAAGATCACCAGCCCCCTCGGGCCGGATGTGCTGTTGCTCAATGAAATGGGCGGCGGTGAAGAGCTGGGGCGGCTGTTCAATTACGAGCTGCAACTGACGTCCCTGGACGCCAACATCGACCTCAACCAGTTGCTCGGCAAGCCCATGAGCGTGGGCCTGCAACTGGCGGACGGCGGTGAACGGCACTTTCACGGCATCGTCGCGCGCTGCAGCCAGAACATCGACCAGGGCCAGTTCGCCAGTTACCAGGTGACGCTGCGCCCCTGGTTGTGGCTGCTGAGCCGCACCTCGGACTGCAGGATTTTCCAGAACCTGAGCATCCCGCAGATCATCAAGCAGGTGTTCCGCGACCTGGGTTTTTCCGACTTCGAGGACGCGCTGAGCCGCCCGTACCGCGAGTGGGAATACTGCGTGCAGTACCGCGAGACCAGTTTCGATTTCGTCAGCCGCCTGATGGAACAGGAAGGCATCTACTACTTCTTCCGCCATGAGCAGGACCGCCATGTGCTGGTACTGGCCGACGCCTATGGCGCCCACACCACGGTGCCGGGCTACGCGTCGATCCCGTATTACCCCAAGGACGAGCAGCAGCGCGAACGCGACCACATGCACAACTGGCACCTGGCGCAGGAAGTGCAGCCGGGCTCGCTGGAGCTCAACGACTACGACTTCCAGCGCCCCAGCGCCAGCATCGACGTGCGCTCGGCCATGCCGCGCCCGCACACCGCCGGCGACTATCCGCTGTACGACTACCCCGGCACCTACGTGCAAAGCGAGGACGGCGAACACTACGCGCGCACCCGCATCGAAGCCCTGCAAACCCTGCACGAACAGATCGAGTTCGCCGGCAATGCACGGGGCCTGGGATCGGGCCACCTGTTCAGCCTCACCGGCTTCAGCCGCCAGGACCAGAACCGCGAGTACCTGATCGTCGGCTCCCGCTACTACATCGTCCAGGAAAGCCTGGAAAGCGGCGGCGGTTCGGGGTCGGCGCAGTTCGAAAGCAGCCTGACCTGCATCGACGCCCAGCAGAGCTTCCGCCCGCTGGCCAACACGCATCGGCCCATTGTCAAAGGCCCGCAGACGGCCCTGGTGGTTGGCCCCAAAGGCGAAGAAATCTGGACCGACCAGTACGGCCGCGTAAAGGTGCACTTCTACTGGGACCGCCACGATCAATCCAACGAGAACAGCTCCTGCTGGATCCGCGTGTCGCAATCCTGGGCCGGCAAGAACTGGGGCTCGATGCAGATCCCGCGGATCGGCCAGGAAGTGATTGTGAGCTTTCTGGAAGGTGACCCCGACCGGCCGATCATCACCGGGCGGGTCTACAACGCCGAGCAGACGGTGCCTTACGACCTGCCGGAAAACGCCACCCAGAGCGGCATGAAGAGCCGCTCGAGCAAGGGCGGCACGCCGGCCAACTTCAATGAAATCCGCATGGAGGACAAGAAGGGGTCGGAGCAGTTGTATATCCATGCCGAGCGTAATCAGGACATCGTGGTCGAGGTGGATGAGAGCCATTCGGTGGGGCATGACCGCAACAAGAGCATTGGGCACAACGAGACGGTGACGATTGGCAACAACCGCCTGCGCATCGTCAAGCAGGAAGACATTCTTTCGGTGGGCCAGCGCAAGACCGACAGCATCAGCCAGAGCTACGTGATTGAAGTGGGCGAGAACCTGCGCCTGGTCTGCGGCGAAAGCATTCTGGAGCTGAACGCCAGCGGTCAGATCAACCTCACCGGCGTGCAGATCAGTTTCTATGCCAGCGGTGATGCCGAGTTCAATACCGGCGGTGTACTGCACCTGAACAACGGTGGCGGCGCTGGCGCCACACCTGATGGCCAGGGCGTGAAAGCCAGCATCGACGCCAATATCAAAGCTGCGTTCCCCACGCCTAAAAGCTCCTGA
- the tssH gene encoding type VI secretion system ATPase TssH produces MGEISRAALFGKLNSVAYKAIEAATVFCKLRGNPYVELAHWFHQLLQLQDSDLHRLIRQFNLEPARLARDLTEALDRLPRGSTSITDLSSHVEEAVERGWVYGSLMFGESQVRTGYLVLGILKTPSLRHALLGLSSEFDKIKAEALSERFDEYVGDSPENALSASDGFNAGAVPGEASGAMAPSAMGKQEALKRFTVDLTEQARSGKLDPIVGRDEEIRQLVDILMRRRQNNPILTGEAGVGKTAVVEGFALRIVAGDVPPALKDVELRSLDVGLLQAGASMKGEFEQRLRQVIEDVQASPKPIILFIDEAHTLVGAGGAAGTGDAANLLKPALARGTLRTVAATTWAEYKKHIEKDPALTRRFQVVQVAEPSEDKALLMMRGVASTMEKHHQVQILDEALEASVKLSHRYIPARQLPDKSVSLLDTACARVAISLHAVPAEVDDSRRRIEALETELQIIAREHAIGIAIGARQTNTEALLSAERERLATLESRWAEEKTLVDELLATRATLREKAGVVDSGSDELRAQLVDLQQRLTALQGETPLILPTVDYQAVASVVADWTGIPVGRMARNELETVLNLDQHLKKRIIGQDHALQMIAKRIQTSRAGLDNPSKPIGVFMLAGTSGVGKTETALALAEAMYGGEQNVITINMSEFQEAHTVSTLKGAPPGYIGYGEGGVLTEAVRRKPYSVVLLDEVEKAHPDVHEIFFQVFDKGVMEDGEGRVIDFKNTLILLTTNAGTELISQVCKDPANIPEPEAIAKALRQPLLEIFPPALLGRLVTIPYYPLSDEMLKAITRLQLNRIKKRVENTHKVAFDYDDAVVDLIVSRCTETESGGRMIDTILTNSLLPDMSREFLTRMLEGKALAGVRISSRDNELHYDFSDAE; encoded by the coding sequence CATCGAAGCCGCCACCGTGTTCTGCAAACTACGGGGCAACCCGTATGTGGAACTGGCTCACTGGTTTCACCAGTTGCTGCAACTGCAGGATTCGGACCTGCACCGCCTGATCCGGCAGTTCAACCTTGAGCCGGCGCGCCTGGCCCGCGACCTGACCGAAGCCCTGGACCGCCTGCCGCGCGGCTCGACCTCGATCACCGACCTGTCCTCCCACGTCGAAGAAGCCGTGGAGCGCGGCTGGGTGTACGGCAGCCTGATGTTCGGCGAAAGCCAGGTGCGCACCGGCTACCTGGTGCTCGGTATCTTGAAGACGCCGAGCCTGCGCCATGCGCTGCTGGGCCTGTCTTCGGAGTTCGACAAGATCAAGGCCGAAGCCCTGAGCGAACGGTTTGACGAATACGTCGGCGACTCGCCGGAAAACGCCCTGAGCGCCAGCGACGGTTTCAATGCCGGTGCGGTGCCGGGTGAAGCCAGCGGTGCGATGGCGCCGAGTGCGATGGGCAAGCAGGAAGCGCTCAAGCGTTTTACCGTCGACCTGACCGAGCAAGCCCGCAGCGGCAAGCTCGACCCGATCGTGGGCCGTGACGAAGAGATCCGCCAACTGGTGGACATCCTCATGCGTCGTCGCCAGAACAACCCGATCCTCACCGGTGAAGCCGGCGTGGGCAAGACCGCCGTCGTCGAAGGTTTCGCCCTGCGCATCGTCGCCGGAGACGTACCGCCGGCGCTCAAGGACGTGGAATTACGCAGCCTCGATGTGGGCCTGCTGCAAGCCGGCGCCAGCATGAAGGGCGAGTTCGAACAACGCCTGCGTCAGGTCATTGAAGACGTACAGGCCTCGCCCAAGCCGATCATCCTGTTTATCGACGAAGCCCACACCCTGGTGGGTGCCGGCGGTGCCGCCGGCACGGGCGATGCGGCCAACCTGCTCAAACCCGCCCTCGCCCGTGGCACCTTGCGCACCGTGGCCGCCACCACCTGGGCCGAGTACAAGAAGCACATCGAAAAAGACCCGGCGCTGACCCGCCGCTTCCAGGTGGTGCAGGTTGCCGAGCCGTCGGAAGACAAGGCGCTGCTGATGATGCGCGGCGTGGCGTCGACCATGGAAAAACACCACCAGGTGCAGATTCTCGACGAAGCCCTGGAGGCCTCGGTGAAGCTGTCCCACCGCTACATTCCAGCGCGCCAGTTGCCGGACAAATCCGTCAGCCTGCTGGACACCGCCTGCGCCCGCGTCGCCATCAGCCTGCACGCGGTGCCGGCCGAAGTGGACGACAGCCGCCGTCGTATCGAAGCACTGGAAACCGAGCTGCAGATCATCGCCCGCGAACACGCCATCGGCATTGCGATTGGCGCGCGTCAAACCAACACCGAGGCGCTGTTGAGCGCTGAGCGCGAGCGTCTGGCCACGCTGGAAAGCCGCTGGGCCGAAGAGAAAACCTTGGTGGATGAGTTGCTCGCCACCCGTGCGACCTTGCGTGAAAAAGCCGGCGTGGTGGACAGTGGCAGCGATGAATTGCGCGCCCAACTGGTCGACCTGCAGCAACGCCTGACGGCCCTGCAAGGCGAAACCCCGCTGATCCTGCCCACCGTGGATTACCAGGCCGTGGCCTCGGTGGTCGCCGATTGGACCGGCATCCCGGTCGGCCGCATGGCGCGCAACGAACTGGAAACCGTACTCAACCTCGACCAGCACCTGAAAAAACGCATCATCGGGCAGGACCACGCCCTGCAGATGATCGCCAAGCGCATTCAGACCTCCCGCGCCGGCCTCGATAACCCGAGCAAGCCGATTGGCGTGTTCATGCTGGCCGGCACCTCAGGCGTGGGCAAGACCGAAACCGCCCTGGCCCTGGCCGAAGCCATGTACGGCGGCGAGCAGAACGTGATCACCATCAACATGAGCGAGTTCCAGGAAGCCCACACCGTGTCCACGCTCAAGGGCGCGCCACCGGGTTATATCGGCTACGGCGAAGGCGGCGTGCTGACCGAAGCGGTACGGCGCAAACCCTACAGCGTGGTGCTGCTCGACGAGGTGGAAAAAGCCCACCCGGACGTGCATGAGATCTTCTTCCAGGTGTTCGACAAGGGCGTGATGGAAGACGGCGAAGGCCGGGTGATCGACTTCAAAAACACCCTGATCCTGCTGACAACCAACGCCGGTACCGAGCTGATTTCCCAGGTCTGCAAAGACCCCGCGAACATCCCCGAGCCGGAAGCAATCGCCAAGGCCCTGCGCCAGCCGCTGCTGGAGATCTTCCCGCCGGCGCTGCTCGGCCGTCTGGTGACCATTCCGTACTATCCGCTGAGCGACGAGATGCTCAAGGCGATCACCCGCCTGCAACTGAACCGCATCAAGAAGCGCGTGGAGAATACCCACAAGGTGGCCTTCGACTACGACGACGCGGTGGTCGACCTCATCGTCTCGCGTTGCACCGAAACCGAAAGCGGCGGGCGCATGATCGACACCATCCTCACCAACAGCCTGCTGCCGGACATGAGCCGTGAATTCCTCACGCGCATGTTGGAAGGCAAGGCGCTGGCGGGGGTGCGGATCAGCAGCCGGGATAATGAATTGCACTACGACTTCAGCGACGCCGAATAA